In Cinclus cinclus chromosome 1, bCinCin1.1, whole genome shotgun sequence, the sequence TCCTAAAGGTGAAACTAAGCCTGTAGAAGGGTTTTTCTCAACTGTATTCACAGAGACAAACTTTAGCCCAATAAGGCTGGTCTGTCTAAGTCTCCTCCAGAGGGCAAAGCTGAGTTGTACTTTGGTGCTTCTGCTATAATCAAAGCAGAATTAGGATCTAAGAGAAGTTGCTGCTTTAAGTCACCTTCTAGATGAGCCTATCTAATTTTGTCAAACAGTTATCTTATAGTCAGTGTAAACATTTCCCCATTGTAACAAATGGCAAGGACCAAATTAGCTTCACCTTGTGGGGTGCTAACAGGGCCCTTCATTCTCCTCCATGCTGGAAGGGTAGCCATGTGTCTGAGAAGCAGGGCTGATATGAGAAAACTGGCAAAGCACAACTCATGCTCTGGTGGAATCGAGAATTACATGGATTAGGATGTGAAAGCACCACCTCCTGGCAGTCAGACCTCCAGTGCTTAGCATATTAGAGTTAGTAAACTGTGCTTCAATTCATACAGCAATAAGTAAAAATGGCATTTCCTTTGGAAAGTCTACCTCACTGTAAAATAGAGGCTAACTTGTAATCAATCTACTTTCTGAACTGCAGGAGCATCATCTGGAACAACAGAAGGTGTCTTTATCTTCCTTGGCTTGTTGGCAGTGTTCGCTACCATTGGGGCATTTGTCCTTTACAAGTAAGTTGCTAGTTTCTATGACTAAAAACAGTTCAAAGAACtgtcaaaatattatttaaattaacaAATGGAGCtatttaaaattgctttagctacatttttgtttctttgatattGCAGCTCACAAATATTCTGGCAAATATTCAAGAAAATTATATTACTGGTTTAGGTCACAAAACCATTGGAAAACATGTAGATAatgactttcagaaaaaaattacattctgtGCCCATAAGCACAAACAGTAATACTAGCATCCCTGGGAATTTCATGTAAGCAGAAAGCAAACTCAAACTGCATGATGTGATTTATATATGCTGTGAAACCAAACAAATTTGTCATTAAATAATTGATTAATAGATTCTTTGGGGGAAAGGTGCTTAGCCTGCAGGCCAGAACAGAAGCACATGTTGCTGCTTTATTAGTTTGGAAGTTTCTCATGAGACTTTGAGACTGCACAAAGACTCTTGAGTCAGGTGTGTGCTCACCCTTCTTGGTGAGTGTGACAAACACACACTTCCATGGAGCAGCAGTACTCCAGTACTCCTTCTCCCTAACCAGGCCCCTGTCACCACTACTGACCTATGGCTGCCAGACATTAGATGGGACTGaacagggaaggaggagagagaatGCATGACAAACACATAATTAGTGCTTTTCTGCACTGGTCACAAGCTAACTGTGGGCCCTCCTTTAAAAGTCTTTCAGCAACTAACTGTGCACATTCCTTGCAGGAGATACAAGCAATACAAGCCTATTGAGAGGAGTacagaaaaaacagagaagcagGAGGGATTTACTGCTTACTTCAGCACTTTCAAAGCCATTTTCTTCCCCAATAGCACTGAGAGAAATCCTCTGCTGAAGAGTAAACCAGGCATTGTTTAAACCTTTAGTGTAACACTGACTATTAGATTAAGTGCAGGACTTGTATCTGAACTGTACTTCAATGGGGCTTTCTTGTTATTAAAAACCCCCCAGGGAGTAAGGTGAAAGCACATATAGGTGGGATGGTAACTTTTGGGGCTTGGTGCAATTAGCAACATTAAAGTAGTCCTTTGTAGAAAAACAAGGAGGTAGTTTCAAGCACTTGCTGTTCTTGCTTGTGATGTAGGATACAGTCTTCTGAATTACTAATACCCCCATCCCCACACCCTTATCTGGCTTTTCTTATTTCTAGGTTAACAACCTGCACAATTAATCACATCCATACATCCGTAatcggggtggggggggaagcagttaattaaaaaaaaaaaagaaaagaaaaaaaaccccacacccaGCAACCAACCAGCTTGTAAACACTTAGTTTTTATTGCTTCTTACTGCCTTAGCAGAATTCATGTCTTTGCTGTAAAGAGAGACATGGGGGGCAGGCACGTGTTATGTCTGTGGAATGAAACGTGCCATGGCCTTTTCCCAGGCATTGGCACTGAACTGCTGCCACTGTTACACTGCTCAGGAGGTCCCAGCACAGACTTGCCCCAGGCAGGCCAGCTCCCCACCAAGCAAACCCTAGATTCTGGGAACCACCAGAGGCACAGCCCCCCACTGTGAGTTTGGCAGCAGCCACCCTGTTTTTCAGGGTTCAATAGCATGGGTGCAGCTCATTAAATGCCAGTTGGCCTCAGGGACAGAAGACAGGGCTGGACACACTTAGCTTCCCACTGGACATGGCTACCAGTGCATGAGTCTCTCTCTAAACTAGACCACAGACACCCGAGAAACAAGATGAGGCCCATCAGCTTGGCTCTCCCTGTTCAAACTTGGAGTCCCATGTAAAACTCTTGAGTTGCTGCTGATGCTGCCTTTGTCTCCTTTGCTTCCATTGGTCTTGAGACACTGGACTGGCACCACTGCTCCCAAGGGGGCAGATTGATCCACGTCCAATGAAGGGtcagcagaaaaagggatctAGCTGGAAGGGATAGCATTcaactgcatttttctcttctcatttCTGTCTTTCCTGCTGTAAAGAGACATTAATTTCTGCTtgctcctccatccctctgaccactaaatgaaataaatgaaaacccCGCGATAAATATaatgctctgctgcagtttctgCTTTTACGTGACGCACCTTAGAAAATGTAAACTTATGCAAAATCAGTGTGCCTTCACTTGCTCACTCTAGCTGCAATTCTATTGAAAGAGCTCATTCTGAGGCCTTCCACAAGTGATCTGGCCTCGTAGCCACACATGCTCATCACTCAACATCATGGTATTTCACAGTGTGAGACCAGCACAAACTGCTGAAGGCTGGCTCACTGGATGCTGAGAAAAGGAGAGCATCTTATTTGCAGAAATGGAAGAGGTTGATAAAAAGGTTCACAGAGATGAGCAAACAGACCAAAAATTCTTTATAGCTCGTGTTCATAAAACTCCCGCTCTTGTTAGTAAAAGGTTATAGCCAAAATAGAGGCTAGGCAAATGATCTTACACAATCCATTTCTAAACACTAAATTCTTTGAAGATCTGTATTTCAATATAATTAGCTTACTTATCATGTCTTGAAACATCTCTGATACATActgttttctgttcctgtggCAATATATAATTATAAACACACTTTCTTACTGTTTTAGCAGATCTTCCAAATGcttttgaatgtatttttattctgaatctAGTCTTCACTGCCCCTTCCCAGTGTGCACAGACACCTTTCAATGACttaaggatatttttaaaaatgcagattccATTATACCTGTGAGATTAGTTCTTTAGCTCTAAAATTCAACAgactcttttcttcttttgtttccagGTTCTCccagtatttttattcttttgtggctattttcagttatttcattAAAAGCAGTGTATCTGCTATTGTTCCAACTTCCTTATACGTAACATCCTATTGTCTAAGAGCTAGcatctcaaattattttctgactTAAAcaggaaacacattttctgCAAAAACAACTAAGTGTTATGTCCTCTGTTATCAGTCAGGCAGGACTGTAATTTGTATTTGTTGCTCTAGCTTGAGGCAGGACAGGGGTTTAGTGGAAAGCTTAAGATGACCTGTAATGAAGCATGAAAACATAAAATCTGTCACAGCTTAGGATCAGTGAAGATGCTCAGAGACATCTTAAGCCTTTGCATAGAAAACAGCTTTCAGGCATATGTTAAGAACTCTTTTATAACTTAACCTAAGTATTAGGAATATCTTGCACTATCTCCCTTTAATGTCAGAATACTACATTTTTATATTACGATTTTGCCTTTTCATCTGTAACTTCTATTTCGTACATCTTTACTTTTATACAATGGGATTTAACTGCTGCACTGACAAATAAACCATGTAATGATTTTAAAGAGTTCCCTGCTTTGTCTCAGAACAAGAAACTGCGAGATAAGCAATTATTGATCAAAAGAGTGTCTCCCTCCATAAAACATGGGATTTGCCTCGCCCTCAGTTCACACCTGGCTCTACCATGGGTTGTCGAGCTGGTTTTGCAGTCTCCCTTCAAGTGTACTTAGAGCAATGGCACCACAAACCTGAGAAGCAAGGAGACTTTCTTAACACCCAGATGACACAATTTCAGAACAGATCAGGATACAAATGAACTTCATGTCCTTCAAAGGCAAGAACAGCTGACAAACAACAGATTTGTGAATGTCAGCAAATGCTACAAGACAGGTTTCAGGATTTCCTTTTGGAGAAATAACATCAAGAATGACATCAAACATAAATGTACATTGTCTTCATAGAAAGAACATATTTTCAAACATGTCTTCAAGAGAAACTGAAACATCAGTTTGGTAGCAAGTTTGTTAagaataactttaaaaattgaGCTGTTATTTCAAACCACTTGTTTTGTTcttctcccctttttttcttgaatattttttataGCACACAATTAAGGCTCATCAGATGTGGGAGTTTTTTCTTaccaaaagtatttttaagcTGAAACCAAGGCCAAAAAACACCTTTCTCTGAAGGAATTGTAAAGGAATGAAACACAACTTTACAAGAGCCATCCACCCACTGTGTCTTATTAGCGCAAACAATCACCTCCAACCTCATGCTGCATAGTCAAATTTTCTTTAACAATAAAGCTTTTATCACTACAGGTCTTTATAATTCACACAAAATTCCATAATCCCAGATTtgttaggttggaagggacatctggagatcatctagtccagaCCCTCAgtcaaggcagggtcacctacAGCAAATTACACAGGAGTGggtccaggtgggtttggaatgcctgcagagagggagactccacgACCTCCCTGTGGACCATGTTCCAGTGCTCCACCACCCTCAatgtaaagaagttcttcctcatgtttaGGTGAAATTTCTTggttttagtttatggccacTGCTCCTCACCCTGTTGCTGGGCACCACCAGAAAGTCTGGCACCATCCATGACTGTATCTTTTAAACCTTAATATCGTTGTTTGACCGTCATACTTGGTGAGAATGGGAAAAACATTCTGAATGGCAATTCTCTTATTTTAGTGTCCCTAAAATGCCAGAATTTCCagggggaggaggtggaggGAAATATGTTTCACCCACATTAAATACAAATACTTAAACGTCATAATTTCTTAACCCTTGACAACTGTCTCCATAGCAAACCAAGCATAGCAAGACTCCTAACCTGTGCCCATTAACACCATGCAGGAAttacacaaacagaaaacagacttttcccaagaaaaacatgtttcatACCAGGTGCAGTTTTTTTTAGGCAAAACTGTAGTCTATAAAAGGGGTCAAAAGTCTTGAGCTGGGATACGTGGTTTGGGTTTATATGGCAGTGCCCATATACTGTATCTGTCCCTTTCCAGCTGCCCAACAAACCAGCACAACACAGTGGTGTTTACAGAGCAGGATAATCTTTCCTCTCCAATCCAGACATGTGAAACCATCTTTAAAGCTGATGCTTCTGCAGCTATGCTCTGGCCCATGCTACCAAGCCATGGTACCAAACAGGACACCTTCAGGATGTATCCCCGAGTTAACCTGCACTTGTTTTCTGTCTCCGGAGTCCCACAGGCCAGACTCAGCTGAAAACCCAACAGATCAGTTGCACCTGGCTGGGACAAGGGAGACCACAAGGCTGAGGAGCATAAGAACAAGAGAAAATTGCTTCAAATTGAAAGATAGTAGGTTTAcatatttggaaatatttctttactgggagggtggtgaggcactggaacaagttgcttagagaagttgtggatgcctcatcactgagaagtgctcaaggccaggctggatgggggtCTGAGCCACcgtctagtggaaggtgtccttgcccacgGCAGAAAGGTCGGAACTGGACGACGTTTAATGACCTTTCTCACCGAAGCCTTCCCACGGTTCTGCCCGACAGACACACCGCACCCACAGAGCGCCCACAGGCCCGGGGCGGTTCAGGGCCCGCGCTCCGGCCCGACCGACAGCCGGCTGAGCCAATGAGACGAgggggcggccccgccgccgaCCAACGGCAGAGCGCCGAgccgggaggggcggggcgCGGCCGGCAATGTGGCGGGCACtggccggggcgcggcggctTCTGCGGCCGGTGGGGGCCGCGGCCGGGGCCGCCCCacgggcggagccgccgccacCGCGGGTCCCGCCGGGTCGGGGCTGcgcggcggcgggaggcggaGCCGGGCCCGGCGCGCTgggggcggcggcagcggcggagCGGCGCCAGCCGGAAGGTagggcccggcccggggccGCGCTTCAAGGGTGCCCAGCGGGACCTTGAGCGGAGTGTGGCGCCTCGCCCAGAAGGAAGGGGCTGCCGGGCGCGCGTGGAATCGCGCCTGCAGCTGCGGAGGATTCTCGCCGTGCCCAGTGCGGTGCGATCGGCCTCACCTCGGGGTCACGGCGGCGGCGCTGGGCCGGCATGGCCTCGGCAGCGCCGCTGGGAAGCGAGGAGTCGGGGCGGTGTGGAGGGATCCGTGTGTCCATCCGTGTGTGAGGGAGCTGCTGCCGGGCCGGAGGGGCGGATTGCCGTGCTGTGCGCTCGCACTCAGCGTTACCTTGGGTAACAGCCTCGGAAGCACGAGGGCTCATTGCAGCTACAAGCCTTGTGTGCACACGGCTGGTTTGAGCTGTAGCATCTCGGCAAAGCTCCTCTAGCCTGGATCTGACCGTGACCATCATTGCCGGGTGATGTTCAGGCCATCCGTTCTCCAGGCAGGCTCCGGAAGCTTCTCATGTGGCTACCAGGCAGTGTTTGACTTCTGTAACCGCTGTGTCTGGAGGGGCTGTGGCCACTGCTAATTTTCAAGATGTGTGAACGCAGCAAAGCAACAAGCAAAAAGTTGAAAGAATGCCCTGAGCTGAAAGCCTTACGTTTACGGAGATCTGATCCAATTTCATATCCCCATTCATGCATGTAATTGTAGCTATTGTTcctttgtttggctttttctttatACTGGAAAATATAAAGCTTGGCTTTGTGCTGGTGCTCAGTCTGCGCTAATGTTCATTTTATAGTGGCAGACTTGCATTGCTGACAGATTCAGATTATGCCTAAAGTGTACATTCAAGTTGCATCTACCTAATTGGGACAAATTAGAAATAAACTGATTTCATGGTGTGGACAGAACATAGTTTCACTGATTTACTGTTTTGTAGGCTGCTTTCCGTAAACTGTTGAAGGACTAAAACTGTGTCTACATTATCATAATGCTCTGTGCCAGATCAGGCTagggtaaaaggaaaaaaaagcgGCTTTATGCAGactgcagataaaaaaaaaagtcttcactTTGCATCATGTCAGCTCCATTTTCAAAATACTAGTTTTTTCTACTTAAGATTCTAGAACAGTTTAATCACAATGTATTATCACAGACTGTTGAAAAGCATTGTTCTGAAATATCTTCAGTTTTGTCTGTGGCTTTAATAATGTCTGTTGGAGTACTTTGGTTTAATTCATCTACATTGACAAGTGTGATGATATTAGTGACTTTTAAATGGCAACAACAAGAAATAAGTAAGTTGGCAAAAACCAAAGTTTCATTTTGCTAACTGTTACATCTAGTGATAGTGTTGTTTACTGGAAGATTGCTTAGTTCTCAGCTTTGGTGGCTGTcaaaattgctttgaaaaatctgCAGTTCAAGTTGCATTGTCAGTATCAAACCGAACTCCACAGTGAGTGACTAGCTTGGGCTATAATTCAGGTAATTGTTATTTTATGGCTCTAAATGGTTTGTTTTTGCTATTAAAAGGGAACTTTTCCACTGTACTATTTTTTCCATTGCTCCAGATACTGTTCTTCCAAAGTTCAACATTGACTTGGTTGTAGCACTGCTGAGGCAAGAAAATGCTAAAGACATCTGTGTCATCCAGCTATctccagaaataaaatactgtgatTATTTTATAATTGTGAGTGGATTTTCAACACGGCATCTTCATGCAATGGCAAATTACATGCTGAAAATGGTAAGACAGTTCTTGCTGCTCTCTCTGAGTTTtgggaatggttttaaatgtGGTGAATTTCCCCAGGATTGCATGTGTAGGGGTGTACCAGGTGAGATGAAACTGGTGACATTATCATTTTGTCCTGAATACATCTGGGAAGtaactgtgggttttttcctttagcAGTATTACACAAAATATAGGTACTATGTTTTAGAAACGGACCTCTCTGTATGTAGAGCACTGAGGACATCACAGCTGGGTGACCAGAACATGAATGACGTGAGATGGTGGTGATGACCTCTGTCTAACTTTATTTTTGTCCAGGTAGCACCATTGCTATTCCCAGTCATTCAAAATAGCTTTGTCTGACTGTTCTCAAACCCTGATCCTTCAAATTTCCACTTTCTCAGGTATattgtcaggctggaaaaaaagTTGGCCTCTTAGGAGGCACAGGATCCCCTCACGAGCTTTAGGCAAACTAATCGTCACTGCTGCCTTGCACAGGAATCCTCTGCTGTTTGGCTTTGGAAGAAAGAGAACTTTTCAATACAGAAATGGAGGTCAGCATAAAATTAAGGGTAGAGCTTATAGATGAGGACTAAACTAGTAGGGAGAAACTTTCTTGCCTGAGAAGAGCTGTGCAACTGTTAAAAAGCACAGCCTGAAGGGATATGACCCGCCCCCATCTCAGTCAGCTGTCTGTACTCAGCCTGGAGTTTGCCTTCTCACCACCCACTTTCTTTAGCTTCCTGaccctgtttttcctttcactcttggttttgctttcttccttctaGTCCCACTGGTTTCAGCTGAGATTCATGGCGAGGGGAGGGTAGAGGGGAGCGGAAGGGATGGTTTAGCTTTTCAGGGCCTTTCTGAGCAGGTTAGTGGAGTTTCTTGTGTTCTCTTCAGGAAGTGCTGCATCTTTGCAAATCAATATTTTGCCTTAAGCTGGAAGTTGCATTAATGTGATTTGAGTATGCTAAATCAAAGTGTTTATTATGTACTCTATTGCCTGTATAACTTGCTAGTCTTGACAGTTTTTCATTTCCACCAGACCAGGAGAGATCAGTGACTACCACCTGCCCTGCAAAAACATGTATGGGCTTCATGGCTGCACCCTCTGGTGGCTGTAAAAGCAGCGGTTTTGCAAGGGTAGGGCCTCGTGGGAGACATGGTGTCCTCCTGGGCATCCTGAGAAACTGGGAAGCCTGGACAGGCACATGGGGGTGTCTGAGTTCATCTCACATTGGAAGTTTTTGTAGTTAAAAAGTAGCTGAAGTTTAAGACGTAAAGCAGAGCAGGTGCTCCAGAGAACTGCCAGGCAGTTGGCAAGCTTTAGTACCATTCCTAAACCCTTGTGATTTACTCACAGTAAAACAAAGAGGTGCTCAGGTATAGCACGGGATCTTCCTGTTCTGCTTCCATGAGCTTGTGAATGGCAAAGGCCCACATCCCCATCTGGTTTCATGTTAGAGGAAGAGCCTAACCCTTGGCTGCATTGTAATTGTTCACCTTACACAGCCTCTAAAGACAAGGCTTGGAAACTTGTAGCAGGGATCAGCCTTTGCAATTTGGTGATAGTTGGTGGCAGTTCACATAGGgcttttttttagcattttaagCAGACTCTTGGAGTCTTTTGAAGATCCTTCATAAGCCATCTTAAAGAAAGGAAGGTAGAACTGGTTCTGAGTTAACATTTGAAAGTTTTCCATGCTGTTTTGCAGACTAGCGTCATTAACCAACAGCTAACATTGTGTAGAACAGCCAGGAACAGCTGCATTTTGTGATAATTACATTCCCAGTGAGGTGGAACTCATTTGCCAGCCAGCCATGCTGGTACATGTTGTTTTGTGTTCTGTCTTCCATGGCAGATTGAACTGTTGGAGCCATTTCTATCAATACTCCTTGTAGAGGAACAAGTAATTTATGGTCAAAGCTGAAAGTGACCATACTTCAGCCTTGAGCTGTCAAATTTCTCCAGCTCTGGTGGGTGCTTGGGTTCTTCATGTACTGGCTGGGGAGAGCTGAGCCTCTCAGGCTGGCATCTATAAAGGCCACCATGCGCTGTGTGGGGAACTACCCACTTTCCCTGACTGACCTTGTGCAGTCCTGCTTTGAGCTGCCCCCTCCCCTATCCCAGGTGGAAGTCTGTATGCTAGAGTAATTTTTAGATAAATGCAAACCACTTAATTTTCtgccattcctttttttttttttttctcagtacaaGCATCTCAAAGAAGGTGGTCCTCATACTCAGATTGAAGGAAAAGAGACAGATGACTGGCTGTGCATTGATTTTGGTAAATATTTGTGAATCTGAGAAAATCAAAGTTCTGTATGAGCTCTTGGTTGACAGAAGTATCTCACCATGAACCCTGGTTGCTGTGGAAAGTTCACAGTACTCTGCTGTTTGGGAGTTCCAGTTGTTGCTTGAACCCATTGAGATAAGAAATGGTTTTCCATTAAATACCTTTggcactgagaaaaaaatagtgaCTACTCTCAGTGGCTAAAACAGGTCCTAATAAACTGAAGGTAGCaatagtggggggaaaaaagtctaCCTCAGTCAGTTTCCTTGAGTTTCTGTAATCCATGTTTGGGTAAATGGGGGCTCATTGTACACTGCCTTGCCCAGTGAATTACCGTACACACTTTATCACTGTCCAGATCATACCATCACATGGGCTAAAACCTCAGTCCAAAGAAATTAAGTCTTTATTCTACAAGTGTGGAACTCTACACAAATATAAAAGACTGCATTCAAAAAAGCAGTTCTCCTTCACTGCTACTTAAGGAATCTCACCCTCTGGCTTGGTGTTTTGACCTAAAAGATGA encodes:
- the MALSU1 gene encoding mitochondrial assembly of ribosomal large subunit protein 1; the protein is MWRALAGARRLLRPVGAAAGAAPRAEPPPPRVPPGRGCAAAGGGAGPGALGAAAAAERRQPEDTVLPKFNIDLVVALLRQENAKDICVIQLSPEIKYCDYFIIVSGFSTRHLHAMANYMLKMYKHLKEGGPHTQIEGKETDDWLCIDFGDIVVHFMLPETREVYELEKLWTLGPYDDQLAQMTPQSLPKDFIFGLTPNSSDHLETRT